One sulfur-oxidizing endosymbiont of Gigantopelta aegis genomic region harbors:
- a CDS encoding beta strand repeat-containing protein produces MRSYGIWTNGIENLEINTGSENDLVTIKAPSTLLNVKIDTGAGNDDKVRHDLSARPDAVQVNLTTAGSSQISDSYYTQYQQDATGLVAKSIVAHIEAKNSENFLVTSGTSDDIMNVQATLAGTHVYLDTGLGNDRIYVTSNANQTAGNTLSGADARQLSGNLDSIQGNLSIDANQGNNQLLISDLAGTVSDTITMKQEGSDILLQGLATGNVRYRSTGGDYTQGLGIALGQNSDDLDIYNVFNGAATETNIYAGKGDDQIQVHALANDLDAQLIIRGEQGDDFIDASLSNLGLILKGNEDDDYILGGKGNDNIDAAQGNNRIIGNAGDDMIFAGDGTDQIIGDEGEIIRNADGSLKQMISTNSSIAGNDTIVVGDGTKQIIAGSGADYVTVGAGRHVILGDNGELIFNSGLLRKLDSLGADDIDGNDTIVTGNGDNAIAGGGADDNITTQIGTDSILGDHGEIIFNADGSLNSINAIESVTIPTPVAIASSDFSLADFPQVPEPEIVPFPVLSGEFFPVDNFNNIIFDPNQNLGDLSGLFIVTVPNQFFTVDSGISLGTLNKNGSGQDTITTGDGDKQIIAGGSEDTITTGEGLHNILGDNGELIFDSGLLKSLNSVGENGGDDIITTAAGDNNIAGGVGNDTITTSTGNDSILGDQGVILRNDDGSLASMFSAETEFSAETEIAGDDTIIAGNGAKQIIAGSGADTVTVGEGRHAILGDNGGFEFDSGLLRTLNSVGEDGGDDTITSGVGDNDIAGGVGNDTINTSIGNDSLIGDQGVILRNADGSLAAMYSVETNIAGDDTITAGNGAKQIIAGSGADTVTVGAGRHVVLGDNGRLGFDSGLLKVLQSAGTQGADDTINTSAGDNDIAGGVGNDTINTVTGNDSILGDQGVILRNEDGTLNALYSSEENISGSDTIIAGDGSKQIIAGSGADRVTVGAGRHVILGDNGGLDFDSGLLRSLNSTGSEGADDSISTGAGDNDIAGGVGNDTINTSTGNDSIIGDQGVILRNDDGSLATMYNTENVIAGNDTIVAGDGSKQIIGGSGADSITIGAGRHVVLGDNGQLDFDSGLLRTLNSFGIDGGDDSINTGNGDNDIAGGIGNDTIITATGSDSVLGDDGRILRNADGSLNSLFMNTSVNTLGVGAYPIFINGVPLWVGGDDTINLGDGDKQIIAGIGADTISTGAGRHAVLGDNGQLDYDSGLLRTLSSLGADGGNDQITTANGDNDISGGAGNDRITTAIGTDSILGDLGVIIRNADGSMNQLTSIEPDIAGDDTITTGNGDKSIIAGSGADIINVGSSYHAILGDNGFIDFENNTLKQIVSQGAEGGNDQISAEGGETFVAGGVAQDIINTANGDDVIIGDNGNIQFNNGVRVSAETDPEFGLGDNDTIASGDGDDWILAGLGDDTVDGGDGGDAIIGDQGKIEHTGTQVIIENDINDIAGNDTIKGGAGNDRILGGLGNDELLGGQGNDVMIGDLGNIVLDSSDGRIGEGLLRLADTGSSDVGGNDLLRGDDDNDIIFGGIGSDILYGGKGNDALYGDQGIYESNGVLVSYYTTDTFKGSADTLNTLDGGFNIAFGGAGSDDMQINLARDIAIGEYGLVRLTNDELTQLDRLARGGVDLVGTTLISLLSSTPLLGNATSFGAQGVITEERVGVDLVTGDESEQSFTTLQIAQLELDEAGKFIQLLETDPAAGNDECEEGDQACLDAQENLQPETPEAEKLPEQKSEQQSEQEKIDLAEDKDSSLELMGALFGMAAVTQNAVKSKTKVSKEALDTLVKNQRKRKFQTWN; encoded by the coding sequence TTGAGAAGTTACGGTATCTGGACCAATGGTATTGAAAATCTTGAAATTAATACCGGTTCAGAAAATGACCTTGTTACGATAAAAGCCCCTTCTACCTTATTGAATGTCAAAATTGATACGGGGGCAGGTAATGATGACAAAGTTCGTCATGATTTATCTGCACGCCCAGATGCCGTACAAGTTAATTTAACAACAGCGGGCAGCAGTCAAATTTCTGATAGTTATTACACTCAATATCAGCAAGATGCTACGGGGCTGGTGGCTAAATCCATTGTGGCACACATTGAAGCTAAAAATAGTGAAAACTTTTTAGTGACCAGTGGCACGAGTGATGACATTATGAATGTTCAGGCAACGTTGGCAGGGACTCATGTTTATTTAGATACCGGATTGGGTAATGATCGTATCTATGTCACTTCCAATGCGAACCAAACTGCTGGTAATACTTTGTCGGGAGCAGATGCTCGACAATTATCGGGCAATTTAGATAGCATCCAAGGTAACCTTTCCATTGATGCGAACCAGGGGAATAATCAATTATTGATCAGTGATTTGGCCGGAACTGTCAGTGATACGATTACTATGAAGCAAGAGGGTTCAGATATTCTATTGCAAGGACTGGCCACTGGGAATGTACGTTATCGTTCAACAGGAGGTGATTATACTCAAGGCTTAGGTATTGCATTAGGTCAAAATTCTGATGACCTGGATATTTATAATGTCTTTAATGGCGCTGCAACAGAAACCAATATCTATGCCGGTAAAGGCGATGATCAAATACAAGTCCATGCTCTAGCAAATGATCTGGATGCTCAATTGATTATCAGAGGTGAACAGGGCGATGACTTTATTGATGCAAGTCTTTCGAATCTAGGTCTAATCCTCAAAGGTAATGAAGATGATGACTATATTTTAGGGGGTAAAGGCAACGACAATATTGATGCGGCGCAAGGCAATAATCGCATTATTGGTAACGCGGGCGATGACATGATTTTTGCTGGTGATGGCACGGATCAAATCATTGGTGATGAAGGTGAAATCATCCGCAATGCTGATGGTTCACTAAAACAAATGATTAGCACCAATTCATCAATCGCTGGTAATGATACTATTGTTGTTGGTGATGGTACTAAGCAAATCATTGCAGGTAGTGGTGCTGATTATGTGACTGTCGGTGCAGGTCGTCATGTTATTTTGGGTGATAATGGTGAGTTAATATTTAACTCCGGTCTATTACGGAAACTGGATAGTCTGGGCGCTGATGACATTGATGGTAATGATACTATTGTCACAGGCAACGGGGATAATGCTATTGCGGGTGGTGGTGCTGATGATAATATTACAACACAAATCGGTACAGATAGTATTCTCGGTGATCATGGTGAAATCATTTTCAATGCTGATGGTTCACTTAATTCAATCAATGCCATAGAGTCAGTAACAATACCTACCCCTGTAGCGATAGCTTCATCAGACTTTTCCTTAGCTGATTTCCCGCAAGTGCCTGAGCCTGAAATAGTACCTTTTCCCGTATTGAGTGGTGAATTTTTTCCGGTTGATAATTTTAATAATATTATTTTTGATCCTAACCAGAATTTAGGTGATTTATCAGGACTTTTTATTGTTACTGTACCTAATCAATTTTTTACCGTTGATTCTGGAATTTCTCTTGGTACATTAAACAAAAATGGCAGTGGTCAGGACACTATTACAACCGGTGATGGCGACAAACAAATTATTGCCGGTGGCAGTGAAGATACTATAACAACGGGTGAAGGTCTGCATAACATTCTCGGTGATAATGGTGAATTAATTTTCGATTCAGGACTTCTAAAAAGTCTCAATAGTGTGGGTGAAAACGGTGGTGATGATATTATTACCACTGCCGCTGGCGATAATAATATTGCCGGTGGTGTTGGTAACGACACTATAACTACAAGCACTGGCAACGACAGTATTCTAGGTGATCAAGGTGTTATCTTACGCAATGACGATGGTAGTCTGGCTTCAATGTTTAGCGCTGAAACTGAGTTTAGCGCTGAAACTGAAATTGCCGGAGATGATACGATCATAGCTGGTAATGGTGCTAAGCAAATTATTGCCGGTAGTGGTGCTGACACGGTGACTGTCGGTGAAGGTCGTCATGCGATTCTGGGTGATAATGGTGGCTTTGAATTTGACTCAGGTCTGCTGCGCACACTAAACAGCGTGGGTGAAGACGGTGGCGATGATACTATTACATCAGGAGTTGGTGACAACGATATTGCGGGTGGCGTGGGCAATGACACAATCAATACCAGCATAGGCAATGATAGCCTTATCGGTGATCAGGGCGTCATCTTACGCAATGCAGATGGTAGTTTAGCTGCAATGTATAGTGTAGAAACTAATATCGCCGGTGATGATACGATTACCGCTGGCAATGGCGCTAAACAAATTATTGCGGGTAGTGGTGCGGATACCGTGACTGTCGGCGCAGGTCGTCATGTGGTTCTCGGAGATAATGGTCGCTTAGGCTTTGATTCTGGCTTATTGAAAGTATTGCAAAGTGCTGGCACACAGGGTGCTGATGACACGATCAATACGAGCGCAGGTGACAATGATATTGCTGGTGGTGTAGGCAATGACACTATTAACACCGTGACAGGTAATGACAGTATCCTAGGCGATCAGGGCGTTATTTTGCGTAATGAAGACGGTACGCTCAATGCGCTATACAGTAGTGAAGAAAATATATCCGGTAGTGATACCATTATTGCCGGTGATGGTAGCAAACAAATTATTGCCGGTAGTGGTGCCGATAGGGTTACCGTCGGTGCTGGACGTCATGTTATTTTAGGTGACAATGGTGGCTTAGACTTCGACTCAGGCTTATTAAGAAGCCTCAATAGTACTGGCAGTGAAGGCGCTGATGATTCTATTAGCACTGGTGCAGGTGATAATGATATAGCAGGTGGTGTCGGCAACGACACTATTAATACCAGTACAGGTAACGATAGCATTATCGGTGATCAGGGCGTTATTCTACGCAATGACGATGGCAGTCTGGCGACAATGTACAATACTGAAAATGTTATTGCTGGCAACGACACGATTGTAGCAGGTGATGGAAGCAAACAAATTATCGGTGGCAGTGGTGCTGATTCAATAACAATAGGTGCAGGTCGCCATGTTGTTCTCGGAGATAATGGCCAGCTTGATTTTGACTCAGGCTTATTGCGAACGCTCAATAGTTTTGGCATCGATGGTGGTGACGATAGCATCAACACCGGCAATGGAGATAATGACATTGCCGGAGGCATAGGCAATGACACAATAATAACCGCAACAGGATCTGATAGTGTATTGGGCGATGATGGTCGAATTTTGCGTAATGCGGATGGCTCACTCAATAGTCTATTTATGAATACCAGCGTTAATACACTCGGTGTCGGTGCGTATCCTATCTTTATCAATGGAGTACCGCTCTGGGTAGGTGGTGATGACACGATTAACCTAGGTGATGGTGATAAACAAATTATTGCAGGCATCGGCGCTGACACCATTTCTACTGGTGCAGGCCGCCATGCAGTCTTAGGTGATAATGGCCAGCTTGATTATGACTCGGGCTTACTACGAACACTGAGCAGTTTAGGTGCTGATGGCGGCAATGATCAAATAACCACCGCTAATGGTGATAATGATATTTCCGGTGGTGCTGGAAATGATCGCATTACCACGGCAATAGGTACTGATAGTATCCTAGGTGATTTAGGTGTCATTATCCGTAATGCCGATGGCAGCATGAATCAGCTCACAAGCATTGAGCCTGATATTGCCGGTGATGATACGATAACGACCGGTAATGGTGATAAGAGTATTATCGCTGGTAGCGGTGCGGATATTATCAACGTTGGCAGTAGTTATCATGCCATCTTAGGTGATAATGGTTTTATTGATTTTGAAAACAATACCCTCAAGCAAATAGTCAGTCAGGGTGCTGAAGGCGGCAATGATCAGATTTCAGCAGAAGGCGGTGAAACCTTTGTTGCCGGTGGTGTTGCTCAGGACATTATTAATACCGCCAATGGTGATGATGTTATTATCGGTGATAATGGTAATATTCAATTTAATAATGGTGTACGCGTCAGCGCAGAAACTGATCCGGAATTTGGCTTAGGTGATAATGATACGATTGCCTCGGGTGATGGTGATGATTGGATTTTAGCGGGTTTGGGCGATGACACGGTTGATGGCGGTGATGGCGGTGATGCGATTATCGGCGATCAGGGCAAGATCGAACACACGGGTACACAAGTCATCATTGAAAATGATATCAATGATATTGCTGGCAATGATACGATAAAGGGTGGTGCGGGCAATGACCGCATTCTCGGTGGCCTAGGTAATGATGAATTACTGGGTGGTCAGGGCAATGACGTCATGATTGGTGACTTGGGCAATATCGTATTGGATAGCTCTGATGGCAGAATTGGCGAAGGTTTACTACGCTTAGCAGATACAGGTTCTTCCGATGTAGGGGGCAATGATCTATTACGGGGTGACGATGATAATGATATTATCTTTGGTGGTATAGGTTCAGATATTTTATACGGTGGTAAAGGTAATGATGCGCTTTATGGTGATCAGGGAATCTATGAATCTAATGGCGTACTGGTTTCATATTACACTACGGATACGTTTAAAGGCAGTGCCGACACACTAAACACACTTGATGGCGGATTTAATATCGCCTTTGGTGGTGCAGGCAGTGATGATATGCAGATCAATCTGGCAAGAGATATTGCCATTGGTGAATATGGATTAGTTCGATTGACCAATGATGAACTAACCCAATTGGATAGGTTGGCTCGGGGCGGTGTTGATTTAGTTGGCACGACCCTTATTAGCTTATTGAGTTCAACGCCCTTACTGGGTAATGCCACTTCCTTTGGTGCGCAAGGTGTTATTACAGAAGAAAGAGTCGGTGTTGATTTAGTTACAGGTGATGAATCAGAGCAATCATTCACCACCTTACAAATTGCCCAACTCGAATTGGATGAAGCCGGTAAATTTATTCAATTATTAGAAACTGACCCAGCGGCAGGCAATGATGAGTGTGAAGAAGGTGATCAAGCATGTCTTGATGCACAAGAAAATCTACAACCGGAAACGCCAGAAGCTGAGAAACTCCCTGAGCAGAAAAGCGAGCAACAAAGTGAGCAAGAAAAAATTGACCTTGCTGAAGATAAGGACTCATCACTAGAACTGATGGGGGCATTATTTGGTATGGCAGCCGTCACCCAAAATGCAGTAAAATCAAAAACTAAAGTCTCTAAAGAAGCACTGGATACACTGGTTAAGAATCAGCGTAAACGTAAATTCCAAACATGGAACTAA
- a CDS encoding DUF3467 domain-containing protein, whose translation MSNEDKTEEQDKQQAATQASAQPRQPRIVWDDSKMKTAYANVCNVSTTREEFNFVFGTHRNWHQAKTDLIIDLSQRMIVSPQSAKRLLKLLEASVEKFESTYGEIEMNKPANPEESATDTTH comes from the coding sequence ATGAGCAACGAAGATAAAACTGAAGAACAAGACAAACAACAAGCGGCAACTCAAGCAAGTGCGCAACCCAGACAACCAAGAATTGTCTGGGACGATAGCAAAATGAAAACCGCCTATGCCAATGTTTGCAATGTCTCCACTACCCGAGAAGAATTCAACTTTGTATTCGGTACTCATCGCAACTGGCACCAGGCTAAAACTGATCTAATCATCGACTTGAGCCAACGTATGATCGTCAGCCCTCAAAGCGCCAAACGCCTATTAAAACTACTGGAAGCCTCAGTAGAAAAATTCGAATCAACCTATGGCGAAATTGAAATGAACAAACCCGCAAACCCAGAAGAAAGTGCCACAGATACCACGCACTAA